The genomic interval CACTAGACGGTTTTCTGGCACGACGCCTGAATCAGGTCTCTGACACTGGAAAGGTCCTTGACCACCTTGTTGACAAAATCTGGATTGCTGCGGTACTGGTTACACTGGTTTATTTGAGTGATCTCCCGCTCTACATTGCGGTCTCGGTGATCATCCGCGATCTGCTCATCTTGGCGGGCAGTTTCATGCTGATGAAATTCCGCGGAAAACTGGTGTCCTCCGACGCCGTCGGAAAACTGACCGGCCTCGCCTTCGCTCTGCTGATTCTATATTATACCCTGAGCATAAATAACCGGTTGACCGGCGTTTACAGTTTTATATCCGATCTAGAAAGGTATAAATATTTTGTCAATCTCACCGTGCTCGTTCTCATCATCATCTCTTTTCTCAATTACCTCGTATTATTCCTCCGGATCATGCTCAAACTGCGTTTCCCTGGAGATTAATCGTAAAAAACATTAATTAAACGGTTTTGCGAGAAAACCGGCGACAGGCTTCGTCAAAGTATCGCAGAACCCTTGCCATTTCCGCTTTCGTAACCGGTGCCATATGGCCGATCCGCACAATCTTACCCCGCAACTCCGCCTGCCCATTCGAAAGAAGCACCTTCCGGACCTGTTTACAGTAATTAATAATTTTTGTTCCATCCACCCCTTCAGGCATCCGGATAACAGTCAAGGCATTGGAAGGACGCTGAGGAAACAGCGTATAACCTTTTTTCTCAAGCTCCCTGCGGACAAAAGAGGCCAATTCCGCCTTCTCCTGCCAGATTTTCTTAATTCCCCGCCGTGTCATCCGTGTCAGAGCGATATCCAGGGCATAAAAGAGTGAAATTGCCGGCGTCCATGGTGTCTGTCCCTTCTCGGCGAATTTCTTGTACTGCCTTAAATCGAAGTAATAACGGCTGTTTTTACATTTTTCCACCTGTGTCCACGCCTTCTCGCTCAGGGCGATAAAGGCAAGCCCTGGTGGACAGGCGAAACCCTTCTGTGACCCGCCGATTACCACATCCACATGCCAAGCGTCCATCTGCAGTTCATCCACCCCCAGTCCGGCGATGGCATCGACAATTAAAATTCGATTCAAGCGGTAGCAGATTTCCCCGAATGCCCTAATGTCGTTAGTGACCCCGGTGGAAGTTTCGGTCAGGGTTGCAAATACACACTTGGTAGCGTCATTGCTTTTCAACTTGCGTTCGAGCTCCTCGGGTGGAATCGCTTCCCCATAAGGCCGCGCCAGCTCATCGACATAGGCACCGAAACGGAAATTAATCTCCCGCCAGCGCTCGCCGAATTTACCGGCGTGAGTGACAATCACACGATCTCCCGGACTGACCAGATTGACGACTGCTGCCTCCATTGCTCCGGTCCCGGACGATGTCAGAACGTAAACCGGCTGATTGGTCAAAAAGATTTGTTGTAACCTCTTGACCACCGCCGTCAGCAGCTTTCCGAAGAGCTCCTCGCGGTGATACACCAGTTCCCGGTCCAGTGCCTTCAGATAGGCTTTGGGAACCGCAACCGGTCCCGGAGTCCAGAGTCTATATTGGGGTTTAATCACCATATAAAGTCTCCTTTGTTTTTTTAACCGCACAGAATTCTCCACACATCGTGCACACCCCTTTGGTGCGCGAAGGTTGAATTGAATAAATTCCTCGCGCCCGATCGGGGTCAATACAGGAGTTAATCATCGCATCCCAGTTAAGTTCCTTCCGGAAACGGGAAATCCGGTGATCCCATTCAATGGCACCGGGATGCTTCCGCGCAATATCAGCTGCATGCGCTGCAATCCGAGCAGCAATTACTCCTTCCCGCACGTCTTCAACATCTGGCAATCCAAGATGCTCTGATGGTGTGACATAGCAAAGAAAATCCGCACCGTACCAGGCAGCCAGTGCACCACCAATTGCCCCGTTAATGTGATCATAACCGCAGGCAACATCGGTCACAAGTGGTCCCAGCACATAAAATGGTGCCCGGTCACAAATCACCTTCTCCAGCCGGATATTTGCTTCAATCTGATCGAGAGGAATATGTCCTGGCCCCTCAACCATGACTGATACACCGGCAGCCCGCGCCCGCTGGACTAGCTCACCAATGGTTACCAGTTCGCGGATTTGAGCCTCATCGGTAGCGTCCGCCAACGCCCCCGGGCGCAGTCCATCTCCCAAAGATAGGGTAGCGGAGTAATCTTTAGCCAGATCCAGCAGTTCATCATAATATTCATACAACGGATTTTCCCGTCCCTGATAGCGCATCCACTCAACCATCATCACCCCACCCCGACTGACAATTCCGCATAACCTGGGGCGATCCCGGAGCGTTTCGATATTTTTACTCGTCACCCCGCAGTGCACGGTAATGAAATCGACTCCATCCTCCAGATGTTTTTCAATCACCCGGAAGATATCCCTGACCCGGGCTTCCCGGAAGCTCCGCCGGCGCTTTCTCATCTCCAATGCAACCTGATAAATCGGCACTGTTCCCACTGGTACCGTGGCATTCCTGAGCACCTCTCGGCGAATAACATCTACCTCTCCGCCGACCGACAGATCCATAACCGTGTCCGCACCGGCAGCAATTGCCACTCGCAGTTTTTCCAGCTCCAGTTCCACATCCACCCGGTCAGGTGATGTGCCGATATTAGCATTCACCTTGACCCTGGTTTTCTCTCCCACTGCCAACGGTCTGATGCGCCGCCGGCGGTTTTTCAGCAGAATAACCCATCCGGTCCGGATCAGATTCTTCAGCTCCCGCGGTGTTAAACCCTCGCTCTTTGCAACCTCTTTAATGATCTCATCCTTCAATTTGCAACTCCTCCAATGCCATGGTTTTTTCATTACCGTTATCATAACGAACTCTTAAACGCCGGGTCAGGGCATTAACTTCCACAACCACCCCCTCTCCCTCTGGCGTCTGGATACGATCACCAATATGGGGACAGCTGGCGATCAGATCTTGATAAACACCCTCCTCATAACTTAAACAGCAGAGCAGCTTTCCGCACAAACCGGATATTTTGTTTGGTTCCACAAACAGATGCTGCTGCCGCGCCATACGCAGAGTAATCGGCTTCAGCTCCCGCAAAAACTGCTGACAGCAGACTACCCGTCCACAGATGCCCAGCCCGCCGATAAGTCTGGTGTGGTCCCGGATCCCGATTTGCTTGATCGCTACGCGGGTATTGAGGACGGAGGCGACCGCTTTATGCAGCATGCGGAAATTCAGCTTCTCGTCGGCAACGAAATAAAAACAGATCTTCTTCCGATCCAGACGCCAGTGCGCACCGACAACCTGCATCTTCAGGTTATATTCATCGCGCAACCGTAAAAACAGCTCAAGCGCCTGACGGGTCTTTGCCTCCAGCTCGGTTTTCAATCTCATGTCCTCCTCCGTTGCCCGTCTCACCACAGTTCCCTCTGCCGTATACATACCAGCAGCTCGCTGCGCTACAATCCGACCAAGATCTTCTCCCTCTTCATCAGCAACAATCACCCATTCACCCGGGTGGAAATTGCCATCAGATGTAACTGCACACCAGTTTCTCTTAAAAAGGTTAAACTGCACCAAAACCATTTTCGGACTCTGCTTATCCCCCTGGCACCGATTCTCTGTTGCCATTACTGATCTCCAGTTATCCGGTATTGCCACCTGTGCCGCTTATCCCCATCCTGACACTAATGATACAGATCCTGCTCCTCGGTTGTTAGCAGATGTTCCAGTCCGGTCTTGGGCTCCTCCGGGCTGTTCGTCCATGCCAGACGATAATTGCCATCACCGTGGATATCAATAAAAATGAAAGTAAGCCCAAGCTGATAGTAAAACCAGTACTCCCGTGGTTTAACCTCCATCTCCATCGTTTTGCGTTCAATTGCATCAGGCTCCCCATACTTCACATATATTCTTCCCCGATCGGTTTTGATTCCCGGTGTCCGGGCAGTGGCAAACCTGCCCTCTACGGTCTCCATCCGCCGGACAAACTCGCTCAGATTATGCCGGGACCAGAACCAAGCGAGGTATGCCTCACGCCCTTCGGGGGAAAGACGGTTATAGTACTCCAACTCCCGAGGAGTGGCGATATACTGCAGCTCCTGATAATACCTCTGTTCGCGCGGTGTCAGCTGGAGATGATACCTCTCTGCTCTCGGCTGACTAGTAACCGCTTCTACCAGATTGAAAATCACCCGGTTTTGAACCGAAAACGGATGATCTACCACCTCTACCACCAGTTCATACGAACCCGGGTTAAGACTGTCAATGTTGATTTCCAG from candidate division WOR-3 bacterium carries:
- a CDS encoding CDP-alcohol phosphatidyltransferase family protein, coding for MNTSYNHHSPNNHVKIITIPNILSISRLLFLPLILFFLLQHESILAIITMLVSWSTDALDGFLARRLNQVSDTGKVLDHLVDKIWIAAVLVTLVYLSDLPLYIAVSVIIRDLLILAGSFMLMKFRGKLVSSDAVGKLTGLAFALLILYYTLSINNRLTGVYSFISDLERYKYFVNLTVLVLIIISFLNYLVLFLRIMLKLRFPGD
- a CDS encoding alanine--glyoxylate aminotransferase family protein, giving the protein MVIKPQYRLWTPGPVAVPKAYLKALDRELVYHREELFGKLLTAVVKRLQQIFLTNQPVYVLTSSGTGAMEAAVVNLVSPGDRVIVTHAGKFGERWREINFRFGAYVDELARPYGEAIPPEELERKLKSNDATKCVFATLTETSTGVTNDIRAFGEICYRLNRILIVDAIAGLGVDELQMDAWHVDVVIGGSQKGFACPPGLAFIALSEKAWTQVEKCKNSRYYFDLRQYKKFAEKGQTPWTPAISLFYALDIALTRMTRRGIKKIWQEKAELASFVRRELEKKGYTLFPQRPSNALTVIRMPEGVDGTKIINYCKQVRKVLLSNGQAELRGKIVRIGHMAPVTKAEMARVLRYFDEACRRFSRKTV
- the thiC gene encoding phosphomethylpyrimidine synthase ThiC produces the protein MKDEIIKEVAKSEGLTPRELKNLIRTGWVILLKNRRRRIRPLAVGEKTRVKVNANIGTSPDRVDVELELEKLRVAIAAGADTVMDLSVGGEVDVIRREVLRNATVPVGTVPIYQVALEMRKRRRSFREARVRDIFRVIEKHLEDGVDFITVHCGVTSKNIETLRDRPRLCGIVSRGGVMMVEWMRYQGRENPLYEYYDELLDLAKDYSATLSLGDGLRPGALADATDEAQIRELVTIGELVQRARAAGVSVMVEGPGHIPLDQIEANIRLEKVICDRAPFYVLGPLVTDVACGYDHINGAIGGALAAWYGADFLCYVTPSEHLGLPDVEDVREGVIAARIAAHAADIARKHPGAIEWDHRISRFRKELNWDAMINSCIDPDRARGIYSIQPSRTKGVCTMCGEFCAVKKTKETLYGD
- the ricT gene encoding regulatory iron-sulfur-containing complex subunit RicT, with the translated sequence MATENRCQGDKQSPKMVLVQFNLFKRNWCAVTSDGNFHPGEWVIVADEEGEDLGRIVAQRAAGMYTAEGTVVRRATEEDMRLKTELEAKTRQALELFLRLRDEYNLKMQVVGAHWRLDRKKICFYFVADEKLNFRMLHKAVASVLNTRVAIKQIGIRDHTRLIGGLGICGRVVCCQQFLRELKPITLRMARQQHLFVEPNKISGLCGKLLCCLSYEEGVYQDLIASCPHIGDRIQTPEGEGVVVEVNALTRRLRVRYDNGNEKTMALEELQIEG